From the Trifolium pratense cultivar HEN17-A07 linkage group LG4, ARS_RC_1.1, whole genome shotgun sequence genome, the window aTTACTTAAACAAGAAGTAAAGAACAATATAAATTGTCAGATTATTTTACAATATCAAggatttaaataatatatttacaaaattttatggtATATATCCAGGATCCAGCAAGCAAAAATTGGTGGTTATCTGTGGCATTTAAGACAATTGGATATTTTCCGGCACACTTGTTCTCTAACTTGAAAGAAGCTGATGAAGTGGGATGGGGTGGGGTTACAGTAACTCCTTCGGGTACTGATAGTCCTGCGATGGGAACAGGAGGTCTCCCAAATGGTGATTTTGGTTACGCTTGTTATTTTAGGAACGTTGCATATCAAACCGTATCCAGAAAATTTATTGGACCCGCAACACGTTTAGCAGCCACATTAAACGATTGCCCTAATTGCTATAATGTTCGCTACTATGGAGATAAAGGAGGACAATTTGGATATTCTCTTCAGTTTGGAGGACCTCCATGTTACTGTGGAAAGTAATTGTATAAAACAATATTGCAACTCTTTTTGCAATGATTTATGAATGAatatggtttttattttatttttgtaattttgataatgttatttattaaaataatttaaagttcCTTTTTATAGCGTCCGTTTGTTTCCAATGATTTTGGAAGGAAAGATTCATGAAGGAAGGAAAGCTCAGTTTCCAACATCCTTCTATTGTTTGGCACATGAAGGGGAGGGAAACATTTGGAGTACAGAAGCTGGGACCCACACATTTATTCTTTCCGTCCAAAAGTGGAACAAAGACAAAAGCTTAAGTGAAAATGACAATAGTATCTATCCTTATGTTGCTTTTAAAATTCACAAATTCACACCTAaggaaatattatattatagggATATTGAtgtcttttaaaaaatttattcttttttaatttcactttttatctttctttcctctcactttTTATTCACTTTCGTTCAAACCAAACAATCATACAATCAACTCAATTTTCACTCAGTTTCTCCTCATTTTCACTCATTCAACATTCTTTCCTCTTactactttctttcctttcactttcttttgtcaaccaaacaaagcctaagagtcaaataatataaaaatatatgtctcAATGAAGACCTTATACATCATGATGACAACTACACAAATATCACAAATAGGCTATTCTTCTAGTTGTATTGCAAACGAATCTAGTGGGGGCCAAGTTAACCGTGTACATACCTCCAATCTTGTGGTCACACTTCTTAAATGAAACTATATATCCTTTTCACATGAAATTAGAAACAACCACGAGAATACCTCTTTAAGGGGTAGGTTTTCCACCCATACATCATCCCACCAAAATTTAATATTGCTTCCATTCTCATGCTTATTGgaaaatgatgttttctctctaggcctcccatgtatcttttatatccaaaatattctaatttttcccttgcagaaaccgaagttttttttcaaggcaaaaaaaaatcggcaaaaatgtaaatttcaggggggaaaaagaaccatgggggCCTAATGGAAAATAAGCCTTGAACCAAGCCCACTATTAATAAATATTTGCACCACAAAAAGACTATAACCAATGTTCGGGGACATTGTCCCCTCAGTTCTGCCATGGTCATCGTAAGTTGTAACCTAAAGCAATTGTGAAGGATTTTTGTTAGATGAAGACCACAAAGTACGATAACCAATTCTCATTTTCCATACTACATTCACTTCATTCAATAGTATTTTTGTTCTGCGCTTCGTTTCCATTTATTTCTTCGCTATCGctctctcttctttcattctcattctcaatTTCACATCCTTCTCTACATTAATATCCTTTTCACATGTATGTTGCAGAACAATGAGAATGTACGATAActaaaaaggaacaaaagatTATTGTGGTGGGGATGTGTATTTTCTGTCGGACCAACCAATCATCACTCAACAGTCAGAGATTCATTAACAACAAAGACTAGAACATACTAAAACTTTTAAACAAAGTAAGAGATTCAAGACTAgaagcagaaaaaaaaattaaaaaccaaaaatcacTGATATTATAGAGAAAAAACATGTCTAACCCGACAAATAATTGTGgtttcactttattttttattttgaaactttGTTGCTTGTGACACTGATAAAGAATACAATACAAAGTTCACTTTATATATGAACATTAAAACTCTACTACAGAAGATGGGATTAGGGACCAGGGTGTATTACATCAATAACCCGTAAGATTATTCTTTTTACTGGATATAACCCACAATATTAGTATACTACAAATGTCACTGCAACTAAATCAACTCATCAATGGATTAAGTGCTAAGAAATTTAATCATAAGGATTCTTAAAATTCTTCAAGAGGTTAGGAATGTCGTAGGCAAGCATGTCATCAACTACTTGTATCATTTTTGGCTTCAATTTCTCAAACTTGTCGATATTATAACCACGCAAGCTCTCTCTGAAATGCTCAACATTTGGAAAGTCACCAGGAGGTAAATGGAACTCCCTTTGTACCTGTTTTGAATTTTACAGGTCATATATacacaatataatatttaagtGACATCAAAGAGACATGTAAGGTGAGCAGAGCAAATGAAGAATCTGGTGCATACCTTTCCAAATTCACCTGCCAAGTTATCAATGAGTTTTTGCTGAGCTTTAGATTTGCCCATCATCGCAGGCATCTCCTTTTTAAGATGACCGATAATGTAAGCATGTATCTTGGCTGCTCGGGCTCGTTTAACAAATTCATTGATCTACAATAGTCAATGAATTGAATACATAAGATAAAATTATGCAAATCAGCAACTTcaataaataacatataaacaataattaacTGGATTGTGATATTCAGCAAAAGTATACATATCAAATTTCTCCATCAAGAAAATGACCCCGGAAGATCcacaaaattaaatcaaaaggcAAACTTCCTAGTAATTAAATCATATCAATCTTCATAGTTTATTTGCTAACTATTTctagtagaaaataaaataaaatgactcttcaataaaataaaattaaataaataaactcacTCTTCGATCACAAGCCGCCTTTGGTATATCTTTCAGATCTGAAAGAAGGTCTTCCTGTTCTTTTTCAAACAGTTCCTTTCCGATTGGACCGCTGACAGCATCATTTACAGGCTTGTCGTTAAAGGAGCTGCAAAAGAAAGGTGAAATTACGGTAGATTTGGAATTAACCCTCATAGCACAATAACAGAAATCtataattatgataagtatcaaaaaaaattgaaaaatacatCTGCCACAATTCCACCACAAAAATAACATTGGTGCAACTTTATGATACtagataaagataaaattaaaataactggTGAATGCAGAAACACATTGGTTTCTTTCCAACTCTCCATGTCAAAGAGTACATTTTAACAATGACATACATATACTAAGTGACATACCCAATATACACACGAGTGACTTCAGGTGTGTTCAGCACCTTCCCGAGTGACCACATTAAGGCTCCATAAACCCTCATCAGCTGTAACATAGAGCCAAATTGAGGTCAGTATTCCCTAAAGCATGTACTATGAGTTtcattagtatatatataaaaacaaacagAAGTTTAACTACACAAGTGCTTACTTGCTGAGTATCAACTTGATCTGCCTTGTTCAAAACTACTCGAATTTTGTCATCATGTCCCCGCAAAGAAGTTATCACGCGATTGAACTCATCACTAATATCAAGTTTGTGAGGATCAAACAAGAGGAGTATCAAATCACACTTTGCAGCAAACCAAGATGTTACACCCGTAAAATCATATGCTCGTTGTGTCCGTTGCTTTTCTCCAGATAGAACTCCAGGACTGTCCACAAATGTAATGTGCTCCAGTAGCTTTGGACAATCAAAAACTGGTTAATGGTTATATCCAAATGCACACAAGGAAAATCAATTAACTTATTCAATGGAGCTAAAGCAACTTACCGGATGAGGCATTTGTGAACACTCAAATTTTGACAGAAAAGCTGTGCCAAAAGTTGCAAGTCCACTAAACGGCATGTCTGCTTGGACAGCAACAGTATTTCCAGGAATGCTTCTCTCATCAGGTCCAGACTGTACACCAACACCATTTGCTAGTTAAAATTAATGCAATAATTCATTTTCCAAGATGACTTGAAGATATCTTACAATAATTCAAAGAATAATGCTAGTAACACAATCTTTAACACACTCTTTTATTGATTAAAGTTTATATCGTCCCACCAAAATTATATGCGAC encodes:
- the LOC123920409 gene encoding EH domain-containing protein 1-like isoform X2, with amino-acid sequence MELEFDPIPIGSCSKEHQNIYQQWFNFADSDSDGRITGNDATKFFAMSNLSRQDLKQVWAIADSKRQGYLGFQEFIIAMQVVSLAQSGHPITHDLLNSDVDLKNLKPPIMEGLDVLLAKKKHKQKDTDVNGNPQLQPSPSSSWFSSKSTKKVPLSSVTSIIDGLKRLYIQKLKPLEVTYRFNDFVSPLLSGPDERSIPGNTVAVQADMPFSGLATFGTAFLSKFECSQMPHPLLEHITFVDSPGVLSGEKQRTQRAYDFTGVTSWFAAKCDLILLLFDPHKLDISDEFNRVITSLRGHDDKIRVVLNKADQVDTQQLMRVYGALMWSLGKVLNTPEVTRVYIGSFNDKPVNDAVSGPIGKELFEKEQEDLLSDLKDIPKAACDRRINEFVKRARAAKIHAYIIGHLKKEMPAMMGKSKAQQKLIDNLAGEFGKVQREFHLPPGDFPNVEHFRESLRGYNIDKFEKLKPKMIQVVDDMLAYDIPNLLKNFKNPYD
- the LOC123920409 gene encoding EH domain-containing protein 1-like isoform X1 is translated as MELEFDPIPIGSCSKEHQNIYQQWFNFADSDSDGRITGNDATKFFAMSNLSRQDLKQVWAIADSKRQGYLGFQEFIIAMQVVSLAQSGHPITHDLLNSDVDLKNLKPPIMEGLDVLLAKKKHKQKDTDVNGNPQLQPSPSSSWFSSKSTKKVPLSSVTSIIDGLKRLYIQKLKPLEVTYRFNDFVSPLLTNSDFDAKPMVMLLGQYSTGKTTFIKHLLKCGYPGAHIGPEPTTDRFVVVMSGPDERSIPGNTVAVQADMPFSGLATFGTAFLSKFECSQMPHPLLEHITFVDSPGVLSGEKQRTQRAYDFTGVTSWFAAKCDLILLLFDPHKLDISDEFNRVITSLRGHDDKIRVVLNKADQVDTQQLMRVYGALMWSLGKVLNTPEVTRVYIGSFNDKPVNDAVSGPIGKELFEKEQEDLLSDLKDIPKAACDRRINEFVKRARAAKIHAYIIGHLKKEMPAMMGKSKAQQKLIDNLAGEFGKVQREFHLPPGDFPNVEHFRESLRGYNIDKFEKLKPKMIQVVDDMLAYDIPNLLKNFKNPYD